One stretch of Malus domestica chromosome 14, GDT2T_hap1 DNA includes these proteins:
- the LOC103431144 gene encoding uncharacterized protein: protein MAEDNPLVSEVTSSSTATSIIIHGDINPNQRLCSVLLNEFNYLRWFRAVTLALGGRSKIGYINGNIKPPKTTSMSYDAWLCNDQLVMSWMLNSMELKLSELFSYSKSLYILWEAVKEMNGSQNNATYVFQLKKNLASLKQGDQAFVQHLGSLKNMWNELDLYRPHITDH, encoded by the coding sequence ATGGCAGAAGATAACCCTTTGGTTTCAGAGGTTACGAGTTCCTCTACTGCAACTTCCATCATCATTCATGGAGATATCAATCCTAATCAAAGGTTGTGCTCCGTGTTGTTAAATGAATTCAACTATCTACGTTGGTTTCGTGCTGTCACGCTTGCCCTAGGAGGAAGATCCAAGATAGGGTACATCAATGGCAACATTAAACCTCCTAAAACTACCTCTATGTCTTATGATGCATGGTTGTGTAATGACCAACTGGTTATGTCGtggatgctcaactccatggaGCTCAAGCTGTCTGAGCTTTTCAGTTACTCAAAATCCTTATATATTCTTTGGGAAGCAGTCAAGGAGATGAACGGGAGTCAAAACAATGCTACTTATGTGTTCcaactaaaaaaaaaccttgcTAGTTTAAAGCAAGGTGATCAAGCGTTTGTTCAGCACCTTGGAAGCTTGAAGAACATGTGGAACGAACTAGATTTGTATCGCCCACACATCACTGACCATTGA